The Prochlorococcus marinus XMU1412 genome includes the window ACTCTTTTAAATTCACCTGCCAATGATCCTTTGCCTGGATATAAGACAGCAAATCCTATGGTTTTTTGTGGTTTATTCCCGACTGATGCTGATCAATTCCCAGATTTAAGAGTTTCACTAGAAAAATTACAATTATCTGATGCAGCTTTAAAATATGAGCCCGAAACCAGTAGCGCAATGGGCTTCGGATTTAGGTGCGGATTCCTAGGACTTCTTCATATGGAGATTGTTCAAGAAAGATTAGAAAGAGAATATGACTTGGATCTAATCGTAACGGCACCATCAGTTATTTATAAAGTTAATTTAAATCAGCAGGAACATATCTTTATTGATAATCCTTCTACAATTCCTGATCCACAACTTAGAGAATCAATAGAAGAGCCTTATGTGAAAATGGAAATTTATGCTCCCAATGAATTTAATGGAACATTAATGGGTTTATGTCAGGAAAGAAGGGGAGTATTTATAGACATGAAATACATAACAACAGATCGAGTTACCTTGATTTATGAAATTCCATTAGCAGAAGTTGTAACAGATTTCTTTGATCAAATGAAAAGTAGAACCCAAGGTTATGCATCAATGGAATATCATTTGATTGGCTATAGAAAAAATGACCTTGTTAGATTAGATGTTCTAATAAATTCAGAAAGAGCAGATCCATTAACTTCTATTGTTCATAAAGATAAGGCTTATGGAATTGGCAGAAGTTTAGTTGAGAAATTAAAAGAACTTATTCCAAAACAACAATTTAAAATACCTATTCAAGCATCAATCGGTAGCAGGATTATTGCAAGTGAAAGCATAAGTGCATTGCGAAAAGATGTTTTATCTAAATGTTATGGAGGGGATATTTCTAGGAAAAAGAAACTCTTAAAGAAACAAGCCAAAGGTAAAAAGAGGATGAAGGCAATGGGTAAAGTTGAGGTCCCTCAAGAAGCTTTTATGGCAGTCTTGAAATTAAACCAGTAATTTCTTTTAATTTAAAATTTATAGCTATTTATTTTTAAAAGAATTGGGTATATTTCATTTATATCTTTAAAAAAGATTTTGGATATTAACTCATTTAATCGTGTCGGGGCAAATATCAGAAAAGCTGGATTTTTAATTGTACTTTTTTATCTTCTTGTTGTTTTAATAATGAAATTTTTGGAGGCCAATAATTTTTTTGGCTATTCATTTTCAATGTTAAGCAATGATATCTTTGCCCCTCCTTCTCTTAATCATTTTTGTGGCACAGATAGATTAGGAAGAGATGTTTGCTTAAGAACTTTGCAAGGATCATCATTAGCAATAGAAGTTGTATTCTTAGCTATTCTTTTTTCATTAAGTTTGGGTTTGCCTTTGGGATTATTGAGTGGATATTTTGGTGGTTTTTTTGATAAATGCTTATCACTAAT containing:
- the lepA gene encoding translation elongation factor 4 codes for the protein MTDISVSKIRNFCIIAHIDHGKSTLADRLLQDTGTVQQRDMQEQFLDSMDLERERGITIKLQAARMKYKADDSQEYVLNLIDTPGHVDFSYEVSRSLQACEGALLVVDASQGVEAQTLANVYLALENNLEIIPVLNKVDLPGADAEKIKQEIEEIIGLDTSNAINCSAKTGVGIKDILEAIVRRVPPPQDEIKLPTKALIFDSYYDPYRGVIVYFRVISGSLNKREKILLMASKKNYELDEIGIMAPDQQQVDELHAGEVGYLAASIKSVADARVGDTITLLNSPANDPLPGYKTANPMVFCGLFPTDADQFPDLRVSLEKLQLSDAALKYEPETSSAMGFGFRCGFLGLLHMEIVQERLEREYDLDLIVTAPSVIYKVNLNQQEHIFIDNPSTIPDPQLRESIEEPYVKMEIYAPNEFNGTLMGLCQERRGVFIDMKYITTDRVTLIYEIPLAEVVTDFFDQMKSRTQGYASMEYHLIGYRKNDLVRLDVLINSERADPLTSIVHKDKAYGIGRSLVEKLKELIPKQQFKIPIQASIGSRIIASESISALRKDVLSKCYGGDISRKKKLLKKQAKGKKRMKAMGKVEVPQEAFMAVLKLNQ